The Rhodopseudomonas palustris genome window below encodes:
- a CDS encoding anhydro-N-acetylmuramic acid kinase, producing the protein MMMTAIGLMSGTSLDGVDVALIKTDGRQVSALGPSGYRAYTETERGLLRQALAEAPHLDRRDARPGILAEAERVVTIAHAEAVAAFMAHHRIAAGAVDIVGFHGQTVLHRPAAKLTVQIGDALALAKAIRIPVMHDFRAADVAAGGQGAPFVPVYHRALARSLGREGPIMVVNIGGVSNITYIDGDQTLIACDTGPGNALLDDFVFRTIGKPFDCEGRLAAQGAADSGWLAEALQHPFLVQPPPKSLDRNDFASLPLRDWSAADGAATLTAFTAGAIARIVPLLPKPPQSFVVTGGGARNLTMMRMLRERLAPAQVESADALGWSADAMEAQAFGFLAARGLKGLPLSYPATTGVAFPMTGGLLARP; encoded by the coding sequence ATGATGATGACGGCGATCGGATTGATGAGCGGGACCTCGCTCGACGGCGTCGACGTCGCCTTGATCAAGACCGACGGCCGGCAAGTGTCGGCGCTGGGACCCTCCGGCTATCGGGCCTACACCGAGACCGAGCGCGGGCTGCTGCGTCAGGCTCTGGCCGAGGCCCCGCATCTCGACCGGCGCGACGCGCGGCCGGGCATCCTCGCCGAGGCCGAGCGCGTGGTGACGATCGCGCACGCCGAGGCGGTCGCGGCCTTTATGGCGCACCACCGGATCGCCGCCGGCGCCGTCGACATCGTCGGATTCCATGGCCAGACGGTGCTGCATCGACCCGCGGCGAAGTTGACGGTGCAGATCGGCGACGCGCTGGCGCTGGCGAAGGCGATCCGGATTCCGGTGATGCATGATTTCCGCGCAGCCGACGTCGCCGCAGGCGGCCAGGGCGCGCCGTTCGTGCCGGTGTATCATCGCGCGCTGGCGCGATCGCTCGGCCGCGAGGGGCCGATCATGGTGGTCAATATCGGCGGCGTTTCCAACATCACCTATATCGACGGCGACCAGACGCTGATCGCCTGCGATACCGGTCCGGGCAATGCGCTGCTCGATGATTTCGTATTCCGCACGATCGGAAAGCCGTTCGACTGCGAGGGGCGGCTCGCGGCGCAGGGCGCTGCGGACAGCGGCTGGCTTGCCGAAGCCCTGCAGCATCCGTTCCTCGTCCAGCCGCCGCCGAAATCGCTGGACCGCAACGACTTCGCGTCGCTGCCGCTGCGGGACTGGTCGGCCGCCGATGGCGCGGCGACGCTGACGGCGTTCACAGCCGGGGCGATCGCGCGGATCGTGCCGCTGCTGCCGAAGCCGCCGCAAAGCTTCGTGGTCACCGGCGGCGGCGCGCGCAATCTGACGATGATGCGGATGCTGCGGGAGCGGTTGGCGCCGGCGCAGGTCGAGAGCGCCGATGCGCTGGGCTGGTCGGCCGATGCGATGGAGGCGCAGGCGTTCGGCTTCCTCGCCGCGCGCGGGCTGAAGGGCCTGCCGCTCAGCTATCCGGCGACCACCGGGGTGGCGTTCCCGATGACAGGCGGGCTGCTGGCGCGGCCGTGA
- a CDS encoding MFS transporter → MDQRASQRTGLVVLGVCFVLSLLGRGLGESFTVFLLPISQSFGWDRAEVVSIYSLTALCSGLASPFVGRLFDRSGPRVVYMLGLLLLGGAFLGAAIAQQLWQLQIAVGLCVGLGIALTGTVPNSILLGRWFGARLPTAMAVVYSATGAGVLLLLPIAQVLIERSGWRGAYEMLGAAMLLLLVPLLMLPWRRYAAGAPRAMRAATLDAPDDGWTLRAAMRHHAFWALFATFFFTAIGMYAIAAQVVAYLVDAGFPPLQAATAWGFSGVVLVIGMLGVSWLDGVIGRRPSILFSYAVSIAGIVMLWLLKSYPNYVLLTGFVVCFGSMIGSRGPLITATAMKLFRGRHVGLIYGTIAIGSGLGSAIGSWCGGLIHDLSNSYDPVIGFALVSVLIGMIPFLVVPALRERQ, encoded by the coding sequence TTGGACCAGCGCGCATCGCAGCGGACCGGCCTCGTCGTGCTCGGCGTGTGTTTCGTGCTGTCGCTGCTCGGCCGCGGCCTGGGCGAGAGCTTCACCGTCTTCCTGCTGCCGATCTCGCAATCCTTCGGCTGGGACCGCGCCGAGGTGGTGTCGATCTATTCGCTGACAGCGCTGTGCAGCGGCCTCGCCTCGCCCTTCGTAGGCCGGCTGTTCGACCGCTCCGGCCCCCGCGTGGTCTACATGCTGGGTCTGCTGCTGCTCGGCGGCGCCTTCCTCGGCGCGGCCATCGCCCAGCAACTCTGGCAATTGCAGATCGCCGTCGGCCTGTGTGTCGGCCTCGGCATCGCGCTGACCGGCACCGTGCCGAACTCGATCCTGCTCGGCCGCTGGTTCGGGGCGCGGCTGCCCACCGCGATGGCCGTGGTGTATTCCGCGACCGGCGCCGGCGTTCTGTTGCTGCTGCCGATCGCGCAGGTGCTGATCGAACGCTCCGGCTGGCGCGGCGCCTACGAGATGCTCGGCGCGGCGATGCTCCTGCTGCTGGTGCCGCTGCTGATGCTGCCATGGCGGCGCTATGCCGCCGGAGCTCCCCGCGCGATGCGAGCAGCGACGCTCGACGCGCCGGACGACGGCTGGACGCTGCGCGCGGCGATGCGCCACCACGCCTTCTGGGCGCTGTTCGCGACGTTCTTCTTCACCGCGATCGGGATGTATGCGATCGCCGCGCAGGTCGTCGCCTATCTGGTCGATGCCGGCTTTCCGCCGTTGCAGGCGGCGACCGCCTGGGGGTTCTCCGGCGTGGTGCTGGTGATCGGCATGCTCGGCGTGAGCTGGCTCGACGGCGTGATCGGCCGTCGGCCGTCGATCCTGTTCAGCTATGCGGTCTCGATCGCCGGCATCGTGATGCTGTGGCTGCTGAAATCCTATCCCAACTACGTCCTGCTGACCGGCTTCGTCGTCTGCTTCGGCAGCATGATCGGATCGCGCGGCCCACTGATTACGGCGACCGCGATGAAGCTGTTTCGTGGCAGGCACGTCGGCCTGATCTACGGCACGATCGCGATCGGCAGCGGGCTCGGATCGGCGATCGGCTCATGGTGCGGCGGCCTGATCCACGATCTCAGCAACAGCTACGATCCGGTGATCGGCTTCGCGCTGGTCAGCGTGCTGATCGGCATGATTCCGTTTCTGGTTGTGCCGGCGCTGCGGGAGCGACAATAA
- the tyrS gene encoding tyrosine--tRNA ligase, whose amino-acid sequence MTAFKSDFMNVLQSRGFVHQMSDPDSLDALAARGAVVAYVGYDCTAPSLHVGHLLSIMMLHWLQVTGNKPIALMGGGTTRVGDPSGRDETRKILTYEQIDANKESIKGTFSKFIKFGDGASDALMADNAEWLTKLNYIEMLRDIGRHFSINRMLTMDSVRMRLEREQELSFIEFNYMILQSYDYVELARRYGCNLQMGGSDQWGNIVTGVDLGRRMGTHQLHALTCPLLTTSSGAKMGKTAAGAVWLNGDMLSPYDYWQYWRNTEDADVGRFLKLFTLLPMDEIERLAKLQGAEINDAKKVLATEATALMHGRETAEKAEATARTTFEQGGTAQDLPSIDVTRAELDAGIGVLAAFAEKAGLVASNGEARRQIKAGGLRVNDVLVTDEKMALTAADLTAEGVIKLSMGKKKHVLLKPA is encoded by the coding sequence ATGACCGCATTTAAGTCCGATTTTATGAATGTGCTCCAGAGCAGGGGCTTCGTTCATCAGATGTCCGACCCGGATTCGCTGGACGCGCTTGCGGCGCGCGGCGCGGTCGTCGCTTATGTCGGCTACGACTGCACAGCGCCGTCGCTGCATGTCGGTCATCTCTTGTCGATCATGATGCTGCATTGGCTGCAGGTCACCGGCAACAAGCCGATCGCGCTGATGGGCGGCGGCACCACGCGCGTCGGCGATCCGTCGGGGCGCGACGAAACCCGCAAGATCCTGACCTACGAGCAGATCGACGCCAACAAGGAGTCGATCAAGGGCACGTTCTCGAAGTTCATCAAGTTCGGCGACGGCGCCAGCGACGCGCTGATGGCCGACAATGCCGAGTGGCTGACCAAGCTCAACTACATCGAGATGCTGCGCGACATCGGCCGCCACTTCTCGATCAACCGCATGCTGACGATGGATTCGGTGCGGATGCGGCTCGAGCGCGAGCAGGAGCTGTCGTTCATCGAATTCAACTACATGATCCTGCAGTCCTACGACTACGTCGAACTGGCGCGGCGCTACGGCTGCAATCTGCAGATGGGCGGCTCCGACCAGTGGGGCAACATCGTCACCGGCGTCGACCTCGGCCGCCGCATGGGCACGCATCAGCTCCACGCGCTGACCTGCCCGCTGCTGACGACATCGTCCGGCGCCAAGATGGGCAAGACCGCCGCCGGCGCCGTCTGGCTCAACGGCGACATGCTGTCGCCCTACGATTACTGGCAGTACTGGCGCAACACCGAGGACGCCGATGTCGGCCGCTTCCTCAAGCTGTTCACGCTGCTGCCGATGGACGAGATCGAGCGGCTGGCGAAGTTGCAGGGCGCCGAGATCAACGACGCGAAGAAGGTGCTCGCCACCGAGGCGACCGCGCTGATGCACGGCCGTGAGACGGCGGAGAAGGCGGAAGCGACGGCGCGGACGACGTTCGAACAGGGCGGCACCGCGCAGGATCTGCCGAGCATCGACGTCACCCGCGCCGAGCTCGACGCCGGCATCGGCGTGCTGGCTGCATTCGCCGAGAAGGCCGGCCTCGTCGCCTCCAACGGCGAAGCGCGGCGGCAGATCAAGGCCGGCGGGCTGCGGGTCAACGACGTCCTCGTGACCGACGAGAAGATGGCGCTGACTGCGGCCGATCTCACTGCCGAGGGCGTGATCAAACTGTCGATGGGTAAGAAGAAGCACGTCCTGCTCAAGCCCGCATAG